AGCTCGACGGCACGCTTGAGGACGCGGATCGCCTCGTCGTGGTCCTTCGGCGGTCCCCAGACGCCGGGGCCCGTCAGCTGCATGGTGCCGTAGCCCAGTCGGTTGACCTCGAGGTCCCCGCCGATGCGGAAGGTGCCGGAGGACGCGGCCGGACGGTTCGTGGTGTCAGTGCCTGTGGTCATGTCCCCGGTCTACGCCTCCGGGGTGTCGCGCTCCTGGAGGTCCGCTCCGCGACGGGGGTACGGCGTCTCCCCGCGGGACAGCCCGGCGACGAGCTTCGTGATGCGGTTCGCCCGGGCGGTGTCGCTCGGGGCGGTCACCACCCGGTGCAGCACGGCGTACCGGTTAGCCGCGTCGAGCTCCGCGAACAGCGCGGCGGCGGTCGGCGTGGCGTCGAGCGCTACCCGCAGGTCCTCGGGCACCTCGGCTGTCGCAGCCCCCGCGTACGCGCGGTCCCACCGGCCGTCGGCCTTCGCCCGGTCGACCTCCGCCCGCCCGCGGGGCCGCACCCGTCCGGCCTCCACCAGCGCGGCGACGAGCCCGACGTTCCGCTTCGACCAGAGGGACGCCTTCCGCCGGGGGGTGAACCGTTGGAGGAACGTGGCCGCGTCGAGACCGCGCTTCGACCCGTCGATCCACCCGGAGCAGAGCGCCTCGTCCAGGGCCTGTGCGTAGGTCAGGCTCGTCGGGCTGGTCGTGCCCTTCTTCGCGAGGACGAGCCAGACCCCGTCGGACGTGTCCTCGTGCCCGTGCAGCCACGCACGCCAGGCGGCGGCGTCGGCGACGACGAACGGCTCGATCTCCATGCGGTCATGGTCGCACGCGGTCGCCCTCCGAGCCGCTGATCCGGACGGCGTCGGCCCACGCGGACACCCAGTCCGGCAGGGTCAGGTCACGGGGCGACCGGCCGGCGGCGGCGAGCAGCTCGTCGGACCGGACCGTGCCTCCCGTCCGACGGAGGAACCGGGCCTGCACGACCGCCCGCGCCACGACCGCACCGCGGCGGGTGAACGTCTGCTCCATGTAGACCGCGCGCTCGTCGACGCCGAGCACCCGCGACCGGAG
The sequence above is drawn from the Curtobacterium sp. L6-1 genome and encodes:
- a CDS encoding YdeI/OmpD-associated family protein produces the protein MEIEPFVVADAAAWRAWLHGHEDTSDGVWLVLAKKGTTSPTSLTYAQALDEALCSGWIDGSKRGLDAATFLQRFTPRRKASLWSKRNVGLVAALVEAGRVRPRGRAEVDRAKADGRWDRAYAGAATAEVPEDLRVALDATPTAAALFAELDAANRYAVLHRVVTAPSDTARANRITKLVAGLSRGETPYPRRGADLQERDTPEA